The following proteins come from a genomic window of Heyndrickxia acidicola:
- a CDS encoding MDR family MFS transporter yields the protein MPRTVWMLVIGMMVNVTGSSFLWPLNTIYIHEHLGKSLSVAGIVLMLNSAASVVGSLLGGSLYDKWGGYRAVISGIVITTLAIAGLTLWHGWPAYIVFLTFIGLGAGIVVPPMFAMAGSAWKEGGRKAFNAMYIAQNAGVAVGSALGGLVASYSFNYIFAANLIMYVLFFFIAFFGYKHITKETIRHSVLVEEPLMPSNKPELRALMILCSSYLVCWICYVQWQSTLATYTQDLHISLKQYSLLWTINGAIIVLGQPLINPIIKKFGSNLKGQILVGIFIFMVSFGVASVANDFKGFLCSMVILTLGEMFVWPSVPAVANTLAPKGKEGFYQGIVNSTATGGRMIGPLLGGILADSFGMNVLFATLIGLFVIAVILASVYNKALKAKHKQPTEVTM from the coding sequence ATGCCAAGAACCGTTTGGATGCTGGTGATTGGGATGATGGTTAATGTTACAGGCTCTTCTTTTTTATGGCCTTTAAACACCATATACATCCACGAACATCTAGGGAAATCATTGTCAGTAGCTGGGATTGTTTTAATGCTTAATTCTGCAGCGAGTGTTGTAGGAAGTCTTTTAGGGGGCAGCTTATATGATAAGTGGGGAGGATACCGGGCAGTTATTTCGGGAATTGTCATTACGACCCTTGCGATAGCGGGCTTAACACTGTGGCATGGCTGGCCGGCCTATATTGTTTTTCTTACTTTTATCGGATTGGGAGCAGGGATTGTGGTTCCGCCTATGTTTGCAATGGCAGGGTCTGCGTGGAAAGAAGGAGGGCGAAAAGCCTTTAATGCCATGTATATCGCACAGAATGCCGGGGTTGCAGTCGGATCTGCATTAGGTGGCCTTGTTGCTTCGTATTCTTTTAATTATATTTTTGCTGCAAATCTTATCATGTATGTATTGTTCTTTTTCATTGCCTTTTTTGGATATAAACATATAACAAAGGAAACCATCAGGCACTCGGTATTAGTAGAAGAGCCGTTGATGCCATCAAATAAACCGGAGCTTAGAGCATTAATGATTTTATGTTCTTCTTATTTGGTGTGCTGGATCTGTTACGTACAGTGGCAATCCACATTGGCAACGTATACGCAGGACCTTCATATATCGTTGAAACAATACAGCCTATTATGGACGATAAATGGTGCCATTATTGTCCTTGGACAGCCGTTAATCAATCCAATTATTAAAAAATTCGGCTCGAATCTTAAAGGCCAAATTTTGGTCGGGATTTTTATCTTTATGGTTTCTTTCGGCGTGGCAAGTGTAGCCAATGACTTCAAGGGATTTTTGTGTTCCATGGTTATTTTAACATTGGGTGAAATGTTTGTTTGGCCGTCGGTTCCAGCTGTGGCTAACACTCTGGCACCAAAAGGCAAGGAAGGCTTTTACCAGGGGATTGTAAACAGCACGGCAACTGGCGGTCGTATGATTGGTCCTTTGTTAGGAGGCATTCTGGCTGACTCCTTTGGGATGAATGTATTGTTTGCCACCCTGATTGGTTTGTTTGTCATTGCAGTCATCCTAGCATCAGTATATAATAAAGCCCTTAAGGCGAAGCATAAGCAGCCTACTGAAGTGACTATGTGA